In Pedobacter sp. WC2423, the following are encoded in one genomic region:
- a CDS encoding gluconate 2-dehydrogenase subunit 3 family protein, which produces MERRELLKMIALLTGGAIIGGNTLLTGCSPEKGKLLNKSVFSQQDQDFLDEVAETILPATKTPGAKAAKVGALMTVMVNDCYEEKDQKVFKEGIDKLNAACEKMHGCEFMKASKAQKTALLVALDQEAKTYQAKRGDLPAHYFTMMKQLTLLGYFSSEPGCTKAMRYIAVPGHYEGSVPYKKGDKAWA; this is translated from the coding sequence ATGGAAAGAAGAGAACTTTTAAAGATGATCGCACTGCTTACCGGTGGTGCTATTATTGGAGGTAACACTTTACTGACTGGCTGTAGTCCTGAAAAGGGAAAATTGCTCAATAAGTCGGTTTTTAGTCAGCAGGATCAGGATTTTCTGGACGAAGTTGCTGAGACCATATTACCGGCTACAAAGACTCCCGGAGCTAAAGCAGCTAAAGTGGGTGCTTTGATGACAGTGATGGTGAATGATTGTTATGAAGAAAAAGATCAGAAAGTATTCAAAGAGGGAATTGATAAACTCAATGCAGCCTGTGAAAAGATGCATGGTTGTGAATTTATGAAGGCAAGCAAAGCGCAAAAAACAGCATTGCTGGTTGCCCTGGATCAGGAAGCTAAAACATATCAGGCCAAAAGGGGTGACTTGCCTGCGCACTATTTTACCATGATGAAGCAATTAACACTTCTAGGTTACTTTTCTTCAGAACCTGGTTGTACCAAGGCCATGCGTTATATCGCTGTACCCGGCCATTACGAAGGATCAGTTCCTTATAAAAAAGGCGATAAAGCCTGGGCTTAA
- a CDS encoding GMC oxidoreductase — MEDNTYDAIVVGSGISGGWAAKELCEKGLKVLMLERGGPYDHIKDYKTAQKNPWEFEHRGATTAEQKKNYPVIHRGWAANEAVMDGWANEQDCPYTETKPFTWWRSYRMGGRSILWGRQSYRWGQLDFEANEKDGIATPWPIGYADLAPWYDHVEKFAGISGSVENIAHLPDGHFLPPMELNCVEKDMAQRIKKEYHEKRHLIIGRVANLTAAIPGRTKCQFRNRCWEGCPFGGYFSTQSSTLPAAMKTGNLTVRPYSLVKQVLYDQNSKKATGVEILDTETNQTYEFKSKIVFLCASTLNTAWVLFNSATDVWPGGLGSSSGELGHNVMDHHYNVGASGSVEGFEDQYVFGRRANGFYIPRFVNLGSDKRDYLRGFGYQGGASREGWGREIAELNIGGDFKDALAEPGKWTIGATGFGEILPYHENKVSLDKNKKDKWGLPVLAMDAELKENELKMRKDMKEEMRAMFDAAGIKNINTWDNGHTVGHGIHEMGTARMGKDPKTSVLNKWNQVWDCMNVFVTDGACMTSSACQNPSLTYMALTARAVDYAVSELKKNNI; from the coding sequence ATGGAAGATAATACCTATGATGCGATTGTAGTCGGTTCCGGGATCAGTGGCGGCTGGGCTGCAAAAGAACTTTGTGAAAAAGGTTTAAAAGTTTTGATGTTAGAACGCGGCGGCCCTTATGACCATATTAAAGATTATAAGACGGCACAGAAAAATCCCTGGGAATTTGAACACCGTGGAGCTACGACAGCCGAACAGAAAAAGAATTATCCTGTTATTCATCGCGGATGGGCAGCTAACGAAGCAGTAATGGATGGCTGGGCAAATGAACAGGATTGTCCTTATACGGAAACCAAACCATTTACCTGGTGGCGCAGTTACCGGATGGGCGGCCGTTCTATTTTATGGGGCAGGCAATCTTATCGCTGGGGTCAGCTGGACTTTGAAGCCAATGAAAAAGATGGTATCGCTACTCCATGGCCGATTGGTTATGCAGATCTTGCGCCCTGGTATGACCACGTCGAGAAATTTGCAGGAATCAGCGGCTCTGTAGAAAATATTGCGCATTTACCAGACGGACACTTTTTGCCGCCTATGGAGTTGAATTGTGTGGAGAAGGATATGGCGCAGCGGATAAAAAAGGAGTACCATGAAAAGAGACATTTAATTATCGGGAGAGTGGCTAACCTGACCGCTGCAATTCCCGGAAGAACAAAATGTCAGTTTAGAAACCGTTGCTGGGAAGGATGTCCGTTTGGAGGCTACTTCAGTACACAATCCTCTACTTTGCCTGCGGCAATGAAAACCGGAAATCTTACCGTAAGACCTTATTCTTTAGTGAAACAGGTGCTCTATGACCAAAATTCAAAAAAGGCAACAGGAGTAGAGATCCTCGATACGGAGACTAATCAGACTTATGAATTTAAAAGCAAGATCGTTTTCCTTTGCGCTTCGACGCTGAATACTGCCTGGGTGTTATTTAACTCAGCAACCGATGTCTGGCCTGGTGGTTTAGGGAGCAGCAGCGGCGAATTAGGCCATAATGTAATGGATCATCATTATAATGTAGGGGCTTCAGGATCTGTGGAAGGTTTTGAAGATCAGTATGTATTTGGCAGAAGAGCCAATGGATTTTATATTCCGAGATTTGTGAATCTGGGAAGTGACAAGAGAGATTACCTGCGTGGTTTTGGCTATCAGGGAGGTGCCAGCAGAGAAGGATGGGGCAGAGAGATTGCTGAGCTCAATATTGGCGGAGATTTCAAGGATGCTTTAGCAGAACCTGGAAAATGGACTATCGGGGCAACCGGATTTGGAGAAATTCTGCCTTACCATGAGAATAAAGTTTCGCTGGATAAAAATAAGAAAGATAAGTGGGGCTTGCCAGTACTGGCTATGGATGCGGAACTGAAGGAGAATGAGCTGAAAATGCGCAAAGACATGAAGGAAGAAATGAGAGCAATGTTTGATGCCGCAGGAATAAAAAACATCAATACCTGGGACAACGGGCATACTGTAGGACATGGTATTCATGAAATGGGCACAGCAAGAATGGGAAAAGATCCAAAGACCTCTGTCCTGAATAAATGGAACCAGGTTTGGGATTGTATGAATGTATTTGTGACTGATGGCGCCTGTATGACCTCTTCAGCCTGCCAGAATCCTTCCTTAACTTATATGGCTTTAACGGCAAGAGCGGTAGATTATGCAGTGAGTGAATTAAAGAAAAATAACATTTAA
- a CDS encoding AraC family transcriptional regulator, whose amino-acid sequence MKTLIQKIHVEEYNSFACRTYKTPDFETAWHKHLECELILITEGNGTALIGDYIGEYKQGDIFLLNTNVPHWFRKSQNTTTGSAIVIHFMRDFWGEGFLALPEMKNIAGLLDNKNTGIQLQESLSNEVAILIRQLEFSAGIERIQLLINCMQKISTSAQQKIMTTAFDTMTSGEENSVIETIIDYSFKHFLDPISLKEVAGITSMSIPAFCRFFKRNIKKSYFDFIKEIRIGHACKLLRETSRPVLEICYDSGYNSWAHFSKQFKAVTSISPSKYRKQHIK is encoded by the coding sequence ATGAAGACACTTATTCAGAAAATCCATGTGGAAGAATATAACTCTTTCGCTTGCCGGACTTACAAAACACCAGATTTTGAAACGGCCTGGCATAAGCACCTGGAATGTGAATTAATTCTGATTACTGAAGGAAATGGTACTGCTTTAATAGGTGATTATATAGGAGAATATAAGCAAGGGGATATCTTTTTACTCAATACCAACGTGCCGCACTGGTTTAGAAAATCACAGAATACCACTACCGGGAGTGCAATTGTAATTCATTTTATGAGGGATTTCTGGGGTGAAGGGTTTCTGGCCTTACCGGAGATGAAAAATATAGCCGGGTTATTAGACAATAAAAACACAGGTATCCAGCTTCAGGAAAGCTTATCAAATGAGGTTGCTATATTAATCAGACAACTGGAGTTTAGCGCAGGGATTGAGCGTATACAGCTCCTGATCAATTGTATGCAAAAGATCAGTACTTCAGCACAGCAGAAGATTATGACCACTGCTTTTGATACGATGACCAGTGGTGAAGAAAATTCAGTTATTGAAACGATTATAGACTATTCCTTTAAACATTTTCTGGATCCGATTTCCTTAAAGGAAGTAGCTGGAATTACCAGTATGTCGATCCCGGCATTCTGCCGTTTTTTTAAGCGGAATATTAAAAAAAGTTATTTTGATTTCATTAAAGAGATCAGAATCGGACATGCTTGTAAATTATTGAGAGAAACCAGCCGCCCTGTTTTAGAAATATGTTACGATAGTGGTTATAACAGCTGGGCACATTTTAGCAAGCAGTTTAAGGCGGTTACCAGCATATCTCCATCAAAATACAGAAAGCAACACATCAAATAA
- a CDS encoding DoxX family membrane protein — translation MKIVKTVLCILFGLMFINAGLNKLFNYMPMPKMSAEQMKLMEAFVRISWLMPLTGIVEIIGGVLFMLPKYRALGAIVILPVMVGIIVHNAIFEPAGLFIALPFFLINLWIIGANWHKYKPMVNA, via the coding sequence ATGAAAATTGTAAAAACTGTACTCTGTATCCTGTTCGGTCTGATGTTTATCAATGCCGGATTAAACAAATTATTCAACTATATGCCCATGCCAAAAATGAGCGCGGAGCAAATGAAACTGATGGAAGCTTTTGTTCGCATTTCCTGGCTGATGCCTTTAACAGGGATTGTTGAAATTATAGGTGGTGTGCTTTTTATGCTGCCCAAATACAGAGCGCTCGGCGCCATTGTCATTTTACCGGTTATGGTAGGTATTATAGTGCATAATGCTATTTTCGAACCAGCTGGTTTATTTATCGCATTACCATTTTTCCTGATCAATCTGTGGATAATCGGAGCTAACTGGCACAAATACAAACCGATGGTCAATGCCTAA
- a CDS encoding DUF1080 domain-containing protein codes for MKSKISLSLFLALTFLFVNQSSAQKGWIDLFNGKDLKDWNIKISKHNYNENYANTFRVKDGLMKVSYDGYGDFDQQYGHIFYKKPFSYYLLKITYRFVGEQAKGGEGWAFRNSGAMLHGQAPETMLKDQDFPISIEGQILGGDGTHIRPTSNVCTPGTQIVYEGKLFTPHCLDSKSKTYAGDQWVTAEFLVLGDSVIKHIIDKEVVLEYTKPQIGGGNVSNYDPKIKVDGKALTSGYISLQSESHPIEFKKVRLYNLEPYAKNKSKLAQVIAKVLSE; via the coding sequence ATGAAATCAAAAATCAGCCTTTCACTTTTTCTTGCGCTTACTTTTTTATTTGTAAACCAATCTTCCGCTCAAAAAGGCTGGATTGATCTTTTTAACGGAAAAGATCTGAAAGACTGGAACATCAAAATTTCCAAACATAACTATAACGAGAATTATGCAAATACCTTTCGTGTAAAAGATGGCCTGATGAAGGTTAGTTATGACGGTTATGGAGATTTTGATCAGCAATATGGCCATATATTCTATAAAAAACCTTTCTCTTATTATCTGTTAAAGATCACCTATCGTTTTGTGGGTGAACAAGCTAAAGGAGGTGAGGGCTGGGCTTTTCGAAATAGTGGAGCTATGCTGCATGGGCAGGCGCCTGAAACTATGCTGAAGGATCAGGATTTTCCGATTTCTATAGAGGGGCAAATTCTGGGTGGTGATGGCACACACATTCGTCCTACCAGCAATGTCTGCACACCCGGTACGCAGATCGTGTATGAAGGCAAACTCTTTACACCACATTGTTTAGATTCTAAATCAAAAACTTATGCGGGTGATCAGTGGGTCACTGCCGAATTCCTGGTTTTAGGAGACTCCGTAATTAAGCATATTATTGATAAAGAAGTAGTGCTTGAATATACCAAACCTCAGATCGGTGGGGGTAATGTATCCAATTACGATCCTAAGATCAAAGTAGATGGCAAAGCGTTAACCAGTGGCTACATTTCTTTACAGAGCGAAAGTCATCCTATAGAATTTAAAAAGGTAAGGCTCTATAATCTGGAGCCTTACGCAAAAAATAAGTCCAAGTTGGCTCAGGTCATCGCAAAAGTTTTAAGCGAATAA
- a CDS encoding 4'-phosphopantetheinyl transferase superfamily protein, whose product MSSIVVENLVLQRADGVFPAAIAIVNKTLNELKNIRYSFLHPNELNFFETLKFARVQHSYLLGRFAAKRALFAFVENFVMTEVEIAAGIFQQPIVYLPGKGNIQLSIGHTQEMGIAIVYPESHPMGVDVELVDQEQSETIRDIVALGEQEKLQLIHSDSCKSLTLLWTIKEALSKVLKTGLMTPFELFEIDNVQHQDDIVICHFVNFPQYQSLSWLAGGYAWSIVLPRKSILDLKVIRKLYL is encoded by the coding sequence ATGAGTAGTATTGTTGTTGAAAATCTTGTTTTGCAGCGGGCTGATGGTGTATTTCCTGCCGCCATTGCTATCGTAAACAAGACCTTGAATGAGTTAAAGAACATTCGTTATTCATTTTTGCATCCCAATGAATTGAATTTCTTTGAAACCCTGAAATTTGCCAGAGTTCAGCATAGTTATTTACTGGGAAGGTTTGCTGCTAAAAGAGCACTGTTCGCCTTTGTGGAAAATTTCGTGATGACAGAGGTGGAAATCGCCGCTGGAATATTTCAGCAGCCGATAGTGTATTTGCCGGGTAAAGGAAATATACAACTCAGTATCGGGCACACACAGGAAATGGGAATAGCTATAGTTTATCCGGAGAGTCATCCTATGGGGGTAGATGTAGAATTGGTAGATCAGGAGCAAAGTGAAACTATCAGGGATATTGTCGCTTTGGGAGAGCAGGAAAAACTGCAGCTGATCCACAGCGATTCTTGCAAAAGTCTGACGCTTTTATGGACAATCAAAGAAGCACTATCTAAAGTGCTGAAAACAGGTTTAATGACTCCTTTTGAGCTGTTTGAAATTGATAACGTACAGCATCAGGATGATATTGTGATTTGTCATTTTGTTAATTTCCCTCAGTATCAATCCTTATCCTGGTTGGCCGGTGGTTATGCATGGTCTATTGTGCTGCCCCGAAAAAGTATATTAGATTTGAAGGTGATCAGGAAGCTGTATTTATAA
- a CDS encoding MBL fold metallo-hydrolase: MEVKLFRVSNDHIKNQCYLIYKGNSGILVDPAWDYDLINDFLQDNQIILKGVLLTHAHHDHTNLAAVFAEKQEVPVYMSAIEIRQYNFTCPQLVAVQHLQEFLIADFTVTALLTPGHTKGSACYLIGEHCFTGDTIFIEGVGISDELNVSSLFDSVQFIKQYLPAHTLIWPGHSFGQTPGKELSFLFRNNIYFLLNRRQAFTDFRMRKNQPDPFAFK; encoded by the coding sequence ATGGAAGTCAAACTTTTTCGGGTATCAAATGATCATATAAAAAATCAGTGTTATCTTATTTATAAAGGTAATTCTGGTATTCTGGTAGACCCTGCCTGGGACTACGATCTGATCAATGATTTTTTGCAGGATAATCAAATTATATTGAAAGGCGTTCTTTTAACACATGCGCATCATGACCATACAAATCTGGCCGCTGTTTTTGCAGAAAAACAGGAGGTGCCTGTTTATATGTCTGCGATTGAAATCCGGCAATATAATTTTACCTGTCCACAGCTGGTTGCAGTACAACATTTACAGGAGTTTTTGATTGCTGACTTTACCGTTACGGCTTTGCTGACTCCCGGTCATACAAAAGGCAGTGCCTGTTATCTGATCGGTGAACATTGCTTTACCGGGGATACTATTTTTATAGAGGGCGTAGGAATCAGCGATGAGTTAAACGTAAGTTCGTTGTTTGATTCTGTACAATTTATAAAACAATATTTGCCAGCACATACACTGATCTGGCCGGGACATTCTTTTGGACAAACTCCAGGTAAAGAACTCAGTTTTTTATTCCGGAATAATATTTACTTTCTGCTGAACCGGAGGCAGGCATTTACAGATTTCAGAATGCGGAAAAATCAACCTGATCCTTTTGCTTTTAAATAA
- a CDS encoding metallophosphoesterase, translating into MAVKTIAYLTDAHLDQKIILDQQTGAMRYAQQTGEHRDQLKFILEDITRKGIDEIIFGGDIGTQEANQWFFNTIDEFNFKLLMVLGNHDTYQQVTQYYQHEYGNQYPDEHRNQYLDKHRKELNYAYEEGHFKFIYLDSSSNAISDAQLNWFRKELETDKEILLFIHHPVLEIKTPLDKIGAALNGRDEIRRILSEAQKDSIVFCGHYHMTDKLVEGKIRQYSSPACSYQIEKLSEKIEIDTLTFGYRLITINGRKLSTEVKLFKSL; encoded by the coding sequence ATGGCTGTTAAAACTATTGCCTACCTGACTGATGCTCATTTAGACCAGAAAATTATCCTGGATCAGCAAACCGGTGCGATGCGTTATGCTCAGCAAACCGGAGAACACAGAGATCAGCTGAAATTTATTCTGGAAGATATAACCCGCAAAGGAATTGACGAAATCATATTCGGTGGTGATATTGGTACTCAGGAAGCTAATCAATGGTTCTTTAATACTATTGATGAATTCAATTTCAAGCTTTTAATGGTGCTTGGAAATCATGATACCTATCAACAGGTAACTCAGTATTATCAGCATGAGTATGGCAATCAATATCCTGACGAACATCGCAATCAATATCTTGATAAACATCGCAAAGAACTCAATTATGCTTATGAAGAAGGTCATTTTAAATTTATTTACCTGGATTCTTCTTCCAATGCAATCAGTGATGCTCAGTTGAACTGGTTCAGAAAAGAATTGGAAACAGATAAAGAAATATTACTTTTTATACATCATCCTGTTTTAGAAATCAAAACTCCGCTGGATAAAATAGGAGCAGCTTTAAATGGGCGGGATGAAATTAGACGCATCCTTTCAGAAGCTCAAAAAGATAGTATTGTTTTTTGCGGCCATTATCATATGACTGATAAATTAGTGGAAGGTAAAATCAGGCAATACTCCTCACCAGCATGTTCCTATCAGATCGAAAAACTATCAGAGAAGATTGAAATTGATACTTTAACATTTGGCTACAGGTTGATCACTATAAATGGCAGGAAACTGAGTACTGAGGTTAAATTATTTAAGTCATTATAG
- a CDS encoding ArsR/SmtB family transcription factor, whose translation MEMENLASIAGLIGEPARIKMLWALMDGKAYTATELSIVAGVSPQSASMHLGKMVLADLLKVSNQGRHRYFSYARAEVAYAIEALSNLAPHQKKIIVPVTKAVPFEYCRTCYDHIAGRAGVLINERLIAMEYLAAHGKGYDMTNKGESFFKEFGIDTTGLLKQKRPFARPCLDWSERRPHLAGSLAKSILNKMIAEDWMRKIKDSRTLLITSKGQSNLYDLLGVKI comes from the coding sequence ATGGAAATGGAAAATTTAGCCAGTATTGCCGGATTGATCGGGGAACCTGCACGTATTAAAATGTTATGGGCTTTGATGGATGGTAAGGCTTATACGGCTACTGAATTATCCATCGTTGCCGGAGTATCTCCCCAAAGCGCAAGTATGCACCTGGGGAAAATGGTATTGGCTGATCTGTTAAAGGTTAGTAACCAGGGGCGTCACCGGTATTTCAGTTATGCCAGAGCAGAAGTTGCTTATGCGATTGAAGCACTGTCAAACCTGGCTCCCCATCAAAAAAAGATAATTGTTCCGGTAACTAAAGCTGTTCCTTTTGAATATTGCAGAACCTGTTATGATCATATTGCTGGCAGGGCAGGAGTACTCATTAATGAGCGGTTAATAGCCATGGAATACCTGGCAGCGCATGGCAAAGGTTATGACATGACGAATAAAGGGGAGTCTTTTTTTAAAGAATTTGGTATAGATACAACTGGTTTATTAAAACAAAAACGTCCTTTTGCCAGACCTTGCCTGGACTGGAGTGAGCGGCGGCCTCACCTGGCAGGTTCTCTGGCTAAGAGTATTTTAAATAAAATGATTGCTGAAGACTGGATGAGAAAAATCAAAGATTCCAGAACCCTTTTGATTACTTCTAAAGGGCAGTCAAACTTATACGACCTATTGGGTGTCAAAATTTAA
- a CDS encoding gamma-glutamyltransferase family protein produces MKQLVSALFISAVSIFPVAAQQTQKPVLHGQNWMAITGKPLAATAGAITFQKGGNAVDAACAMLAATCTMWDTLSWGGETQALIYNPKTKKVIAINAMGVAPSGATVDFFKNKGYNFPPEYGPLAATTPGTPGGLLYMLANYGKLSLEQVLSPAMEMAAGYPIEAQAANSMERGKDKIKEWPYSKEVFLTHPGEKREAPEAGEIFVQKDLLATLQKMVAAEQTALQQGKNRKQAIMAAYDRVYKGDIAQEFVRSSKEQGGLITMEDLANWKPVEEEPLMVNYKGVDVYKLQQWTQGPMLLQALNILENFDLKGMGYNSTKYIHTLYQAMNLAFADRDFYYGDPNHGPKGPVKGLLSKEYAKERAKLIQYDKNDAAIGPGNPYPFEGRKNPYLKLLKDRGYELDQTKRNFAPAHDMTNHMPDAAYQDRLWLGTTSVEAADQEGWVVSMTPSGGWLPACIAGKTGMGMSQRMQSFVLDSALNPFNVLAPGKRPRVTLSPSMALKDGRPFLASAVQGGDTQDQNLLQFFLNVTEFGMNVQQATEAANFNTNQLWLSLGGTKTTDRQPKPGQILLNDNTTQEVRDELKKMGYTLSFGGRTSGPVNAVYFDWKHGSLWGGSSNHGEDYGIGW; encoded by the coding sequence ATGAAACAACTCGTATCCGCATTATTTATTTCCGCAGTTTCTATCTTTCCTGTAGCGGCACAACAAACTCAGAAACCGGTATTACACGGTCAGAACTGGATGGCCATTACAGGTAAACCACTAGCCGCAACGGCTGGGGCAATAACCTTTCAAAAAGGCGGAAATGCAGTCGATGCTGCTTGTGCGATGCTGGCTGCAACCTGTACCATGTGGGATACTTTAAGCTGGGGAGGTGAAACCCAGGCACTGATTTATAATCCAAAAACTAAAAAAGTAATTGCAATTAATGCAATGGGGGTGGCACCAAGCGGGGCGACTGTTGATTTCTTTAAAAATAAAGGCTATAATTTTCCTCCGGAATATGGCCCTTTGGCCGCAACTACCCCCGGTACACCCGGCGGACTTTTGTATATGCTGGCCAATTATGGTAAATTAAGCCTGGAACAGGTACTTTCTCCGGCCATGGAAATGGCAGCGGGTTACCCGATAGAAGCGCAGGCAGCCAATAGTATGGAACGCGGAAAAGATAAAATTAAGGAGTGGCCTTACAGTAAAGAAGTTTTTCTGACGCACCCGGGTGAAAAGAGAGAAGCGCCTGAAGCAGGTGAAATCTTTGTTCAGAAGGATTTGCTGGCTACACTTCAGAAAATGGTAGCTGCAGAGCAAACCGCACTCCAACAAGGTAAGAATAGAAAGCAAGCAATTATGGCTGCTTATGACCGTGTTTATAAAGGAGATATCGCTCAGGAATTTGTACGCAGCAGTAAGGAGCAAGGCGGACTGATCACCATGGAAGACCTGGCTAACTGGAAACCTGTGGAAGAAGAGCCGCTGATGGTGAACTATAAAGGGGTTGATGTTTATAAATTACAACAATGGACGCAGGGGCCGATGCTTTTGCAAGCGCTGAATATTCTGGAGAATTTTGACCTGAAAGGTATGGGATATAACAGTACAAAGTACATTCATACCCTGTATCAGGCCATGAACCTTGCATTTGCAGATCGTGACTTTTATTATGGTGATCCAAATCACGGGCCCAAAGGGCCTGTGAAAGGCTTATTGAGTAAAGAATATGCAAAAGAAAGAGCAAAATTAATACAATATGATAAAAATGACGCCGCTATAGGCCCCGGCAATCCATACCCCTTTGAAGGAAGAAAAAATCCATACCTCAAATTATTGAAAGACAGAGGTTATGAACTGGATCAGACGAAGCGGAATTTTGCGCCCGCACATGATATGACCAATCACATGCCTGATGCGGCTTATCAGGACAGGTTGTGGTTAGGGACTACTTCTGTAGAAGCTGCTGATCAGGAGGGCTGGGTGGTTTCGATGACTCCCAGTGGCGGATGGCTGCCGGCCTGTATTGCCGGGAAAACAGGAATGGGTATGAGTCAGCGGATGCAAAGTTTTGTGCTGGACTCTGCTTTAAATCCTTTTAATGTACTTGCACCGGGGAAAAGGCCAAGGGTAACTTTATCACCTTCTATGGCTTTAAAAGATGGTCGGCCATTTTTAGCTTCTGCTGTTCAGGGGGGAGATACACAAGATCAGAATCTATTACAGTTCTTTTTAAATGTTACAGAATTCGGAATGAATGTACAGCAAGCTACCGAAGCTGCAAACTTCAATACCAATCAGCTCTGGCTGTCGCTCGGCGGGACGAAAACAACTGACCGCCAACCTAAACCCGGACAGATCTTATTAAATGATAATACAACACAGGAAGTAAGAGATGAACTGAAGAAAATGGGCTATACTTTAAGTTTTGGCGGCAGAACCAGCGGCCCGGTGAATGCGGTTTATTTTGACTGGAAACATGGCAGTCTTTGGGGAGGATCCAGTAACCATGGCGAAGATTATGGAATAGGCTGGTAA
- a CDS encoding PhnA domain-containing protein, whose amino-acid sequence MKLEEQLLKRSENQCELCGSGETLKLYEVPPQSSSNEDNCIMICEKCLAQIDRKEELDSKHWSCLTTSMWSEIPGVQVVAWRMLNRLSNESWAMDNLDMMYLDEERLAWAKAAGGLDNDTAAAEVHKDSLGALLQTGDTVVLTKSLDVKGSQLNAKMGTVVKNIRLVDNNTDQIEGKIEGQVIVILTKYVRKQG is encoded by the coding sequence ATGAAATTGGAAGAACAATTGCTGAAAAGAAGCGAGAATCAATGTGAATTATGCGGATCCGGGGAAACTCTTAAATTATATGAGGTACCACCACAATCAAGCAGCAATGAAGATAACTGTATCATGATCTGTGAGAAATGCCTGGCACAAATTGACAGGAAAGAAGAACTGGACAGCAAACACTGGAGCTGCTTAACGACAAGTATGTGGAGTGAAATACCAGGCGTACAAGTAGTTGCATGGCGTATGCTGAACCGTCTGAGCAATGAAAGCTGGGCAATGGACAACCTGGACATGATGTATCTTGATGAGGAAAGACTGGCCTGGGCAAAAGCTGCTGGCGGATTAGATAACGATACAGCTGCAGCAGAAGTACATAAAGATAGTCTGGGTGCTTTATTGCAAACTGGCGATACGGTTGTATTAACCAAATCTTTAGATGTAAAAGGTTCTCAGTTAAATGCTAAAATGGGTACAGTTGTTAAAAATATCCGTTTAGTAGATAATAATACCGATCAGATAGAAGGTAAAATTGAAGGACAGGTCATTGTGATCCTTACTAAATATGTAAGAAAACAAGGATAA